Proteins from one Neodiprion fabricii isolate iyNeoFabr1 chromosome 5, iyNeoFabr1.1, whole genome shotgun sequence genomic window:
- the LOC124183717 gene encoding uncharacterized protein LOC124183717, producing MRFTTGKEPGDRAELGHDQIPNNLDESMMAATECKEPTDAGCIEDGSMISNLPLLFADGYPTSLEKITLPQLERFITFMVQCSFGHDTAKVIGEPQWWPKEIKFTNPFVRPRKINESWMGNLKKLVFRCYTYHRSEYLLRFCSHLAQHPRDKLEYVDNWDSTTSLFHKSTGKLLVTFRNENMNYDKKIESPRRLLLPRNSGVSGPASKTKQQLQTVVQPVLCDDIYLCDNCDAEFNEFKKMKEHEKLCCEQEQSSGNSRPVTPEVSAGPQMVQNQFLEYFALSSNDSKRLPKKSCAEATTKTEAVRSSRRIRGSVNLARCPTIPFSSPAGIAMAKKSRTMTEVTQQERLERIERYLIAPPLSNGSRPRWLDRITDTSRWIVSHKANRDKPPQDDYVHEYKFNSLRGKPILSIRSQILCVACRKAIVPITLLTPRQIDELKSNLDKYQLPKQRVRQIRGGGPRPAPKSKRRCSFSSSLSAKRKYAGVENDLIVIDDDELATVTPIARVQETQDSTEPLRSPEVKNLGSSSQHENESLEKNLSRLSIIRTPELRRDEERSSTIENIVTVIDLCSSDEEDNSNGVGNTCDENRDPMQSENQNVTPTFLTNFIPRRLRIGPCVYTTDSTSDWLKRISEPCSGLLE from the exons ATGAGGTTTACAACAGGGAAAGAGCCAGGGGATCGGGCAGAACTCGGGCACGACCAAATCCCCAACAATTTGGACGAGAGTATGATGGCTGCCACTGAATGCAAGGAGCCAACTGATGCCGGTTGCATCGAGGATGGTTCTATGATTTCGAATCTTCCACTCCTTTTTGCGGACGGGTACCCAACTTCCCTGGAAAAAATCACCTTG CCTCAACTGGAACGTTTCATAACATTTATGGTGCAATGCTCGTTCGGGCATGATACCGCAAAGGTGATTGGCGAACCGCAATGGTGGCCTAAGGAGATCAAATTCACAAATCCCTTTGTACGGCCTCGTAAGATAAACGAG AGCTGGATGGGGAACCTGAAGAAACTGGTTTTTCGTTGCTATACTTATCACCGCAGCGAATATTTGCTGAGGTTTTGTTCCCACCTCGCTCAACACCCGAGAGACAAGCTAGAATATGTTGATAATTGGGACTCGACTACGAGCCTCTTCCACAAAAGCACTGGAAAGCTGCTTGTCACAttccgaaatgaaaatatg aattacgataaaaaaattgaaagcccGCGAAGGTTGCTGCTTCCGAGGAATAGCGGAGTTTCTGGACCAGCCAGCAAAACGAAACAGCAGCTGCAGACTGTGGTTCAGCCAGTTCTGTGCGATGACATATATCTCTGCGATAACTGTGACGCCGAGTTCAATGAGTTCAAGAAAATGAAG gaACACGAAAAATTGTGCTGCGAACAGGAACAAAGCAGCGGCAATTCACGGCCTGTTACGCCGGAGGTATCGGCAGGACCACAAATGGTGCAAAATCAGTTCCTGGAATATTTCGCGTTATCGTCAAACGACTCGAAACGTTTACCGAAAAAATCTTGCGCGGAAGCGACGACGAAAACGGAGGCGGTTCGAAGCTCTAGACGTATTAGGGGATCAGTAAACCTGGCACGTTGTCCAACGATTCCGTTTTCCTCCCCCGCCGGTATAGCGATGGCTAAAAAATCTCGTACCATGACAGAAGTAACGCAACAAGAAAGACTTGAAAGGATAGAGCGATACTTGATCGCTCCACCGCTTAGCAACGGTTCTCGACCGAGATGGTTAGACAGAATAACGGATACTAGCCGATGGATCGTATCGCATAAAGCAAATCGTGACAAGCCTCCTCAAGACGACTACGTACACGAGTACAAGTTCAATTCTTTGAGGGGCAAGCCTA TATTAAGCATTCGATCGCAGATACTCTGCGTCGCATGTCGCAAGGCTATCGTACCCATAACTTTACTAACGCCTCGACAGATCGACGAGTTGAAAAGTAACCTTGATAAATACCAGCTCCCAAAACAGCGCGTTCGACAAATACGGGGCGGTGGACCACGTCCCGCACCCAAATCTAAACGGCGTTGTTCTTTCTCGTCGTCCCTTTCTGCCAAGCGTAAATATGCTGGCGTTGAGAACGACCTCATTGTCATCGACGATGATGAGTTAGCAACAGTGACGCCCATTGCACGGGTACAAGAAACTCAAGATTCAACCGAGCCTTTAAGATCACCGGAAGTTAAGAATCTCGGGAGCAGTTCTCAGCACGAGAACGAGAGTCTTGAAAAGAATTTGAGTCGTTTATCGATAATTCGAACCCCTGAGCTAAGAAGAGATGAAGAAAGATCATCGACCATAGAGAACATAGTAACGGTTATCGACCTCTGCTCCTCAGACGAAGAGGATAATTCGAATGGAGTTGGTAATACATGCGATGAAAACAGAGATCCAATGCAGTCGGAAAATCAAAATGTCACACCGACCTTTCTTACAAACTTTATACCTAGGCGACTTCGCATTGGTCCATGCGTTTACACGACTGATTCAACAAGCGATTGGCTGAAGAGAATATCCGAGCCTTGTTCCGGCCTTTTAGAATAA